One Odontesthes bonariensis isolate fOdoBon6 chromosome 17, fOdoBon6.hap1, whole genome shotgun sequence genomic window carries:
- the lrrc9 gene encoding leucine-rich repeat-containing protein 9 isoform X3, whose translation MLQSERQMDRIEEEVVKKLCQVNGVCYDKISQEGSNIRSLEIFFSGFPRIVGLSYFPSLCQLTIVEQDIKHVEGLECCPLLQELWIVQCHLTEISGLQNCQKLEKLYLYDNQICEIKNLELQVNLQDLWLNNNRITKIQGLNTLQSLKELNLADNNIEKIGNSLDPNVNLENLNLSGNRISSFKELTLLAHLPHLRELALKDPMSTPNPVCLLCNYVTHLLYHMPGLQRLDIYDVSGEQVKEAAESAVMKKMMYYNMRVRTARRNLAETQFNLMERKKALLQLPEECIRTLSHALKSLERELSMMPVGRKKSGCKLQNEPEQSAHPEDGLTERSDSPTDISRDPAMERKILLKTEALGERLKLWASRMDDIEAWYEHELTQATKKMEHLVQFLLMELESVGNIRLEEGCPTDPWFTSCCDLLFSRFTPSDYKSHSITDIKIDKVFRIHNSALRLRFEDKLHSLLSSEESLSFSQNYRRRLEYLFYIADPEKSEREEAFGIMEEGFRTTQQQKALGREDAVPLSNSLGVTEQPRIEDAVCHASQGDSTQSTDTIPFRHGHVIVSKVFLGNSMPIRDGELRDISSYPRVCSVYRNLDAKLRSAASDESPCPTKTNTGTDGNPRRRQWFVFDHELVLPEYIVYFQYVTGDKKLPAGLSHRTERDTAFSSDIILDKAALNMEPVLKMQPKVLSLDDKILLDVARANILSQITVLNLHGNSLSTIKEISSLTALRHLTISFNEFTHLDDVSHMPNLEFLDASFNHLVSLEGLRGLGQLRQLDVCWNKLTKDREDTAVLRKHTPALLKLDTRYNPWNRPETVRMTILGRLTTLTHLDGMLVTEEEAAEAVQMAATSKITQATLLAHSRTTSDRPRSLSLLSTAQLLHRLRPAPWGSVRELEPDWTSKITSLNLDNQRISKLINLNKLVNLRWASFNDNDISKVEGLDSCLKLEELSLNNNSISTLSGLTRLQYLNKLSADGNQLSTLDASVLDQLPSLTFLSVENNYITSLHGIQRLWSLLELYIGGNQISTSRDIYYLKGLANLIILDLYGNPLVQKLENYRIYVVFHLPSLKALDGIAVEVSECESAKNMFTGRLTTDTVAEKLGHSNYTEITYLTLQSCSIRTVDLSPADLFCNLRSVNLDHNNLTSFSGLIHLPNIKALCLNHNHIESILPRHTQAHLTNRQMLHIKVHSSGYGQQNPSKASRDTGPTGSFEPLMGSLEVLHLSHNGISNMANLQLSRLTNLKALFLQGNEISQVEGLEGLHQLRELVLDRNRIKALAKNSFIAQSVLLELHLTENRIRELNHLDPLTELRKLFLGMNKLQDITELDKLEVLPSLTELSVVGNPVARNSLHRPAVVLRLSQLQVLDGVMVTLEERTRAELLSADQSQSSQHSGASLPTTEINLPGLLPILPHNTILRGISMSGGLQNVMHGHDTFPGNADKKHKYCNAGRSNQIDTNFRHNRRTIPSRWQTSTHVAVRRVGAFSDQNTVQRW comes from the exons GGAACTGCAGGTCAACCTACAAGATCTGTGGCTTAATAACAACCGCATTACTAAGATACAG GGCTTGAACACACTTCAAAGCCTAAAGGAACTGAACCTCGCTGACAACAATATTGAAAAGATTG ggaACAGCCTTGATCCCAATGTCAACCTTGAGAATCTCAATCTATCCGGGAACAGGATCAGCTCCTTTAAG GAGCTGACCCTGCTCGCCCATTTGCCCCATCTGAGAGAACTAGCACTGAAGGACCCCATGTCAACCCCAAACCCAGTGTGTCTGCTGTGCAATTATGTCACACATCTACTGTACCACATGCCTGGCCTTCAGCGGCTCGACATTTACGACGTCTCTGGCGAACAAGTCAAGGAAGCGGCAGAG TCTGCCGTGATGAAGAAAATGATGTACTACAACATGCGGGTGCGCACTGCTCGCAGGAACCTGGCAGAGACTCAGTTCAATCTGATGGAGAGGAAGAAAGCTCTGTTGCAGTTACCCGAAGAATGCATCAGGACCCTCAGTCATGCGCTCAAAAGT CTTGAGCGGGAGCTCTCCATGATGCCCGTCGGGCGCAAGAAGTCTGGCTGTAAGCTGCAGAATGAACCAGAACAATCGGCCCACCCAGAGGATGGTTTAACTGAAAGAAGTGATTCACCCACTGACATCAGTCGTGATCCTGCCATGGAGCGCAAAATACTCCTTAAGACTGAAGCACTCGGGGAGAGACTGAAATTATGGGCCAGTAGGATGGATGA TATCGAAGCCTGGTATGAGCACGAGTTGACCCAAGCCACAAAAAAGATGGAACATCTggtgcagtttttattgatgGAGCTAGAAAGTGTTGGAAATATCCGTTTGGAGGAGGGCTGCCCCACGGACCCCTG GTTTACTTCATGTTGCGACCTCCTGTTTTCCCGGTTCACTCCTTCAGACTACAAAAGTCATAGCATCACTGACATTAAGATCGATAAAGTTTTCCGCATTCACAACAGTGCTTTGAGGCTTCGCTTTGAGGACAAGCTTCATAGCCTGCTTTCCAGTGAAgaatctctctctttctcaca GAATTACAGACGTCGACTGGAGTACTTATTCTACATAGCTGACCCTGAAAAATctgagagagaagaggctttcggCATTATGGAGGAAGGTTTCAGAACAACCCAGCAACAAAAG GCTTTGGGAAGAGAGGATGCTGTTCCCTTATCTAACAGCTTAGGTGTAACTGAACAACCCAGAATTGAGGATGCGGTGTGCCACGCCAGCCAAGGGGATTCCACACAAAGTACGGATACGATCCCTTTCAGGCATG GTCATGTTATTGTTTCCAAAGTGTTTTTGGGTAACAGCATGCCAATCCGTGACGGAGAACTGAGGGATATCAGCAGCTATCCGAGAGTCTGCTCTGTGTATCGCAATTTGGACGCCAAGCTCAGATCTGCGGCGAGTGATG agagtCCCTgcccaaccaaaacaaacactggCACTGACGGCAATCCCCGTCGCAGGCAGTGGTTTGTGTTTGACCATGAGCTTGTCCTACCGGAGTATATTGTATATTTTCAATATGTCACTGGG GACAAAAAACTACCTGCAGGGCTGAGCCACAGGACGGAGAGGGATACTGCTTTTTCCAGTGATATCATCCTGGACAAAGCAGCCCTCAACATGGAACCTGTGCTGAAAATGCAGCCCAAAGTGTTAAGCTTGGATGATAAAATTCTGCTAGATGTGGCCAGAGCCAATATCCTCAGTCAGATCACT GTGCTTAACCTTCATGGCAACAGTCTGAGTACAATAAAGGAGATTTCCAGCCTCACAGCTCTGAGACATCTCACCATCAGTTTCAATGAGTTCACACACCTTGATGACGTTTCTCACATG CCTAACCTCGAGTTTTTGGACGCTAGCTTTAATCACCTAGTGTCTCTGGAAGGGCTGCGGGGGCTGGGACAGCTCAGACAGCTCGACGTGTGCTGGAACAAGTTGACCAAAGACAGAGAGGATACAGCTGTGCTGAGGAAACACACACCTGCTTTGCTGAAACTGGACACCCGATACAATCCCTGGAACAGG CCAGAGACGGTCAGAATGACCATATTAGGGCGTCTCACGACCCTTACACACCTGGATGGCATGTTAGTAACAGAGGAGGAGGCTGCAGAGGCAGTTCAGATGGCTGCCACATCCAAAATTACCCAG GCAACTCTTCTGGCACACTCTCGTACCACCAGTGACCGTCCCCGCAGTCTCAGTCTGTTGTCAACAGCTCAGCTCCTACATCGCTTGAGACCGGCACCCTGGGGATCTGTCAGAGAACTGGAGCCAGACTGGACCTCGAAG ATCACTTCTCTCAACCTTGACAACCAACGGATTTCCAAACTTATCAATCTAAATAAGCTTGTGAACCTGCGGTGGGCCTCCTTCAATGATAACGACATCTCTAAAGTGGAGGGTCTCGATAGCTGCCTGAAGCTGGAGGAGCTTTCCCTGAACAACAACAGCATCAGCACGCTCAGTG GCTTAACAAGACTGCAGTACCTGAATAAACTGAGTGCAGATGGGAATCAGTTGTCCACTCTAGATGCCTCAGTTCTGGACCAGTTGCCCAGCCTCACCTTTCTTTCagtggagaacaactacatcaCATCCCTACACGGCATCCAGAGACTCTGGTCTCTTCTTGAACTTTACATCGGAGGCAACCAGATTTCTACATCAAGAGACATCTACTATCTCAAA GGGTTGGCAAATCTCATAATTCTGGATCTCTATGGGAATCCTTTGGTGCAGAAACTGGAAAACTATCGAATATATGTGGTGTTCCATCTGCCTTCCCTTAAAGCTCTGGATGGAATTGCAGTG GAAGTAAGCGAGTGTGAGAGTGCAAAGAATATGTTTACGGGGAGACTTACAACTGACACAGTAGCAGAGAAGCTTGGCCACTCGAACTACACAGAAATCACCTACCTAACCTTGCAATCCTGCTCCATTAG GACGGTCGATCTGTCTCCAGCAGACCTCTTCTGTAACCTGCGCAGTGTCAACTTAGACCACAACAACCTCACCTCCTTCTCAGGCCTCATCCACCTGCCCAACATCAAG GCTCTGTGTCTGAACCACAACCACATTGAGTCCATTTTGCCCCGGCACACTCAGGCTCATCTGACAAACCGACAGATGCTGCACATTAAAGTCCACTCCAGTGGGTATGGCCAACAGAACCCATCTAAAGCCAGCAG GGATACAGGGCCCACTGGCAGCTTTGAGCCACTGATGGGAAGCCTGGAGGTGCTTCATTTGAGTCACAATGGCATCTCCAATATGGCCAATCTACAGCTCAGCAGGCTCACCAATCTTAAAGCGCTCTTCCTCCAAG GCAATGAAATCAGTCAGGTGGAGGGCTTGGAGGGACTTCACCAGCTCAGAGAGCTTGTGCTAGATAGAAACCGGATTAAAGCTCTGGCCAAGAACTCCTTCATAGCCCAGAGTGTCCTACTCGAACTGCACCTCACAGAGAACCGGATCCGGGAGCTAAACCATCTCGATCCTCTGACTGAGCTCCGCAAGCTATTCCTTGGCATGAACAAGCTGCAG GACATCACAGAGCTTGACAAATTAGAGGTTCTTCCCTCACTGACAGAGCTCTCtgtggttggtaatcct GTTGCACGAAATTCTCTCCACAGACCAGCAGTAGTGCTTCGTCTGTCCCAGTTGCAGGTTCTAGATGGAGTTATGGTCACTCTGGAGGAACGGACCAGGGCTGAACTCCTCAGCGCGGACCAATCT CAAAGCTCGCAGCACTCTGGAGCATCTCTACCTACCACTGAAATCAACCTACCTGGACTGCTACCCATTTTGCCTCATAACACCATTCTAAGAGGAATCAGTATGAGTGGAGGACTACAGAACGTAATGCATGGGCATGACACCTTCCCAGGTAATGCAG ACAAGAAGCACAAGTACTGTAATGCTGGGCGAAGCAACCAAATTGACACTAACTTCCGACACAACAGGAGAACA ATTCCCTCACGGTGGCAAACTTCCACCCATGTAGCAGTCAGAAGAGTTGGAGCATTCAGTGATCAGAACACAGTCCAAAG ATGGTAA
- the lrrc9 gene encoding leucine-rich repeat-containing protein 9 isoform X2, with protein MLQSERQMDRIEEEVVKKLCQVNGVCYDKISQEGSNIRSLEIFFSGFPRIVGLSYFPSLCQLTIVEQDIKHVEGLECCPLLQELWIVQCHLTEISGLQNCQKLEKLYLYDNQICEIKNLELQVNLQDLWLNNNRITKIQGLNTLQSLKELNLADNNIEKIGNSLDPNVNLENLNLSGNRISSFKELTLLAHLPHLRELALKDPMSTPNPVCLLCNYVTHLLYHMPGLQRLDIYDVSGEQVKEAAESAVMKKMMYYNMRVRTARRNLAETQFNLMERKKALLQLPEECIRTLSHALKSLERELSMMPVGRKKSGCKLQNEPEQSAHPEDGLTERSDSPTDISRDPAMERKILLKTEALGERLKLWASRMDDIEAWYEHELTQATKKMEHLVQFLLMELESVGNIRLEEGCPTDPWFTSCCDLLFSRFTPSDYKSHSITDIKIDKVFRIHNSALRLRFEDKLHSLLSSEESLSFSQNYRRRLEYLFYIADPEKSEREEAFGIMEEGFRTTQQQKALGREDAVPLSNSLGVTEQPRIEDAVCHASQGDSTQSTDTIPFRHGHVIVSKVFLGNSMPIRDGELRDISSYPRVCSVYRNLDAKLRSAASDESPCPTKTNTGTDGNPRRRQWFVFDHELVLPEYIVYFQYVTGDKKLPAGLSHRTERDTAFSSDIILDKAALNMEPVLKMQPKVLSLDDKILLDVARANILSQITVLNLHGNSLSTIKEISSLTALRHLTISFNEFTHLDDVSHMPNLEFLDASFNHLVSLEGLRGLGQLRQLDVCWNKLTKDREDTAVLRKHTPALLKLDTRYNPWNRPETVRMTILGRLTTLTHLDGMLVTEEEAAEAVQMAATSKITQATLLAHSRTTSDRPRSLSLLSTAQLLHRLRPAPWGSVRELEPDWTSKITSLNLDNQRISKLINLNKLVNLRWASFNDNDISKVEGLDSCLKLEELSLNNNSISTLSGLTRLQYLNKLSADGNQLSTLDASVLDQLPSLTFLSVENNYITSLHGIQRLWSLLELYIGGNQISTSRDIYYLKGLANLIILDLYGNPLVQKLENYRIYVVFHLPSLKALDGIAVEVSECESAKNMFTGRLTTDTVAEKLGHSNYTEITYLTLQSCSIRTVDLSPADLFCNLRSVNLDHNNLTSFSGLIHLPNIKALCLNHNHIESILPRHTQAHLTNRQMLHIKVHSSGYGQQNPSKASRDTGPTGSFEPLMGSLEVLHLSHNGISNMANLQLSRLTNLKALFLQGNEISQVEGLEGLHQLRELVLDRNRIKALAKNSFIAQSVLLELHLTENRIRELNHLDPLTELRKLFLGMNKLQDITELDKLEVLPSLTELSVVGNPVARNSLHRPAVVLRLSQLQVLDGVMVTLEERTRAELLSADQSQSSQHSGASLPTTEINLPGLLPILPHNTILRGISMSGGLQNVMHGHDTFPDKKHKYCNAGRSNQIDTNFRHNRRTVSNLPTTDTFDGNRAIFTYSKQEQDSRFPHGGKLPPM; from the exons GGAACTGCAGGTCAACCTACAAGATCTGTGGCTTAATAACAACCGCATTACTAAGATACAG GGCTTGAACACACTTCAAAGCCTAAAGGAACTGAACCTCGCTGACAACAATATTGAAAAGATTG ggaACAGCCTTGATCCCAATGTCAACCTTGAGAATCTCAATCTATCCGGGAACAGGATCAGCTCCTTTAAG GAGCTGACCCTGCTCGCCCATTTGCCCCATCTGAGAGAACTAGCACTGAAGGACCCCATGTCAACCCCAAACCCAGTGTGTCTGCTGTGCAATTATGTCACACATCTACTGTACCACATGCCTGGCCTTCAGCGGCTCGACATTTACGACGTCTCTGGCGAACAAGTCAAGGAAGCGGCAGAG TCTGCCGTGATGAAGAAAATGATGTACTACAACATGCGGGTGCGCACTGCTCGCAGGAACCTGGCAGAGACTCAGTTCAATCTGATGGAGAGGAAGAAAGCTCTGTTGCAGTTACCCGAAGAATGCATCAGGACCCTCAGTCATGCGCTCAAAAGT CTTGAGCGGGAGCTCTCCATGATGCCCGTCGGGCGCAAGAAGTCTGGCTGTAAGCTGCAGAATGAACCAGAACAATCGGCCCACCCAGAGGATGGTTTAACTGAAAGAAGTGATTCACCCACTGACATCAGTCGTGATCCTGCCATGGAGCGCAAAATACTCCTTAAGACTGAAGCACTCGGGGAGAGACTGAAATTATGGGCCAGTAGGATGGATGA TATCGAAGCCTGGTATGAGCACGAGTTGACCCAAGCCACAAAAAAGATGGAACATCTggtgcagtttttattgatgGAGCTAGAAAGTGTTGGAAATATCCGTTTGGAGGAGGGCTGCCCCACGGACCCCTG GTTTACTTCATGTTGCGACCTCCTGTTTTCCCGGTTCACTCCTTCAGACTACAAAAGTCATAGCATCACTGACATTAAGATCGATAAAGTTTTCCGCATTCACAACAGTGCTTTGAGGCTTCGCTTTGAGGACAAGCTTCATAGCCTGCTTTCCAGTGAAgaatctctctctttctcaca GAATTACAGACGTCGACTGGAGTACTTATTCTACATAGCTGACCCTGAAAAATctgagagagaagaggctttcggCATTATGGAGGAAGGTTTCAGAACAACCCAGCAACAAAAG GCTTTGGGAAGAGAGGATGCTGTTCCCTTATCTAACAGCTTAGGTGTAACTGAACAACCCAGAATTGAGGATGCGGTGTGCCACGCCAGCCAAGGGGATTCCACACAAAGTACGGATACGATCCCTTTCAGGCATG GTCATGTTATTGTTTCCAAAGTGTTTTTGGGTAACAGCATGCCAATCCGTGACGGAGAACTGAGGGATATCAGCAGCTATCCGAGAGTCTGCTCTGTGTATCGCAATTTGGACGCCAAGCTCAGATCTGCGGCGAGTGATG agagtCCCTgcccaaccaaaacaaacactggCACTGACGGCAATCCCCGTCGCAGGCAGTGGTTTGTGTTTGACCATGAGCTTGTCCTACCGGAGTATATTGTATATTTTCAATATGTCACTGGG GACAAAAAACTACCTGCAGGGCTGAGCCACAGGACGGAGAGGGATACTGCTTTTTCCAGTGATATCATCCTGGACAAAGCAGCCCTCAACATGGAACCTGTGCTGAAAATGCAGCCCAAAGTGTTAAGCTTGGATGATAAAATTCTGCTAGATGTGGCCAGAGCCAATATCCTCAGTCAGATCACT GTGCTTAACCTTCATGGCAACAGTCTGAGTACAATAAAGGAGATTTCCAGCCTCACAGCTCTGAGACATCTCACCATCAGTTTCAATGAGTTCACACACCTTGATGACGTTTCTCACATG CCTAACCTCGAGTTTTTGGACGCTAGCTTTAATCACCTAGTGTCTCTGGAAGGGCTGCGGGGGCTGGGACAGCTCAGACAGCTCGACGTGTGCTGGAACAAGTTGACCAAAGACAGAGAGGATACAGCTGTGCTGAGGAAACACACACCTGCTTTGCTGAAACTGGACACCCGATACAATCCCTGGAACAGG CCAGAGACGGTCAGAATGACCATATTAGGGCGTCTCACGACCCTTACACACCTGGATGGCATGTTAGTAACAGAGGAGGAGGCTGCAGAGGCAGTTCAGATGGCTGCCACATCCAAAATTACCCAG GCAACTCTTCTGGCACACTCTCGTACCACCAGTGACCGTCCCCGCAGTCTCAGTCTGTTGTCAACAGCTCAGCTCCTACATCGCTTGAGACCGGCACCCTGGGGATCTGTCAGAGAACTGGAGCCAGACTGGACCTCGAAG ATCACTTCTCTCAACCTTGACAACCAACGGATTTCCAAACTTATCAATCTAAATAAGCTTGTGAACCTGCGGTGGGCCTCCTTCAATGATAACGACATCTCTAAAGTGGAGGGTCTCGATAGCTGCCTGAAGCTGGAGGAGCTTTCCCTGAACAACAACAGCATCAGCACGCTCAGTG GCTTAACAAGACTGCAGTACCTGAATAAACTGAGTGCAGATGGGAATCAGTTGTCCACTCTAGATGCCTCAGTTCTGGACCAGTTGCCCAGCCTCACCTTTCTTTCagtggagaacaactacatcaCATCCCTACACGGCATCCAGAGACTCTGGTCTCTTCTTGAACTTTACATCGGAGGCAACCAGATTTCTACATCAAGAGACATCTACTATCTCAAA GGGTTGGCAAATCTCATAATTCTGGATCTCTATGGGAATCCTTTGGTGCAGAAACTGGAAAACTATCGAATATATGTGGTGTTCCATCTGCCTTCCCTTAAAGCTCTGGATGGAATTGCAGTG GAAGTAAGCGAGTGTGAGAGTGCAAAGAATATGTTTACGGGGAGACTTACAACTGACACAGTAGCAGAGAAGCTTGGCCACTCGAACTACACAGAAATCACCTACCTAACCTTGCAATCCTGCTCCATTAG GACGGTCGATCTGTCTCCAGCAGACCTCTTCTGTAACCTGCGCAGTGTCAACTTAGACCACAACAACCTCACCTCCTTCTCAGGCCTCATCCACCTGCCCAACATCAAG GCTCTGTGTCTGAACCACAACCACATTGAGTCCATTTTGCCCCGGCACACTCAGGCTCATCTGACAAACCGACAGATGCTGCACATTAAAGTCCACTCCAGTGGGTATGGCCAACAGAACCCATCTAAAGCCAGCAG GGATACAGGGCCCACTGGCAGCTTTGAGCCACTGATGGGAAGCCTGGAGGTGCTTCATTTGAGTCACAATGGCATCTCCAATATGGCCAATCTACAGCTCAGCAGGCTCACCAATCTTAAAGCGCTCTTCCTCCAAG GCAATGAAATCAGTCAGGTGGAGGGCTTGGAGGGACTTCACCAGCTCAGAGAGCTTGTGCTAGATAGAAACCGGATTAAAGCTCTGGCCAAGAACTCCTTCATAGCCCAGAGTGTCCTACTCGAACTGCACCTCACAGAGAACCGGATCCGGGAGCTAAACCATCTCGATCCTCTGACTGAGCTCCGCAAGCTATTCCTTGGCATGAACAAGCTGCAG GACATCACAGAGCTTGACAAATTAGAGGTTCTTCCCTCACTGACAGAGCTCTCtgtggttggtaatcct GTTGCACGAAATTCTCTCCACAGACCAGCAGTAGTGCTTCGTCTGTCCCAGTTGCAGGTTCTAGATGGAGTTATGGTCACTCTGGAGGAACGGACCAGGGCTGAACTCCTCAGCGCGGACCAATCT CAAAGCTCGCAGCACTCTGGAGCATCTCTACCTACCACTGAAATCAACCTACCTGGACTGCTACCCATTTTGCCTCATAACACCATTCTAAGAGGAATCAGTATGAGTGGAGGACTACAGAACGTAATGCATGGGCATGACACCTTCCCAG ACAAGAAGCACAAGTACTGTAATGCTGGGCGAAGCAACCAAATTGACACTAACTTCCGACACAACAGGAGAACAGTAAGCAACCTGCCAACCACAGACACATTTGATGGGAACAGAGCTATCTTCACATATTCTAAACAAGAGCAAGACAGCAG ATTCCCTCACGGTGGCAAACTTCCACCCATGTAG